From Streptomyces sp. 6-11-2, one genomic window encodes:
- a CDS encoding sorbosone dehydrogenase family protein: MQRRAVTGVLAAALLLTAGCSSGGASAGGDGMAPGRTTAVASASPPGQAPTETAPPAKGAVKVLRTVAEGLNSPWGLAPIPGGGLLVSSRDKATITRVDEKTGQKTELGRVSGVSPEGEGGLLGIALSPDYASDHMIYAYFTSPSDNRIVRMLYDDKKPAGMQLGAPDTIFKGIPKGVIHNGGRIAFGPDKMLYAGTGETGDRGLAQDRKSLAGKILRLTPDGLPAPGNPYPDSPVYSYGHRNVQGLAWDDKQRLFASEFGQDTWDELNAIKPGGNYGWPDAEGRTNDPRFHNPITQWHTDVASPSGIAYAEGSIWMAGLRGQRLWRIPLSGTKLAAAPEAFLTGTYGRLRTVVSAGGDKLWLVTSNTDGRGTPKKGDDRILELEVK; encoded by the coding sequence GTGCAACGTCGAGCTGTGACGGGCGTGCTGGCCGCCGCCCTGCTGCTGACGGCCGGCTGCTCCTCCGGGGGCGCGTCGGCCGGTGGGGACGGCATGGCGCCCGGCCGTACGACGGCGGTGGCCTCGGCCTCGCCCCCCGGGCAGGCACCCACGGAGACCGCGCCGCCGGCCAAGGGCGCGGTGAAGGTGCTGCGCACGGTCGCGGAGGGCCTGAACAGCCCCTGGGGACTGGCTCCGATCCCCGGCGGTGGTCTCCTCGTCTCCTCCCGCGACAAGGCGACGATCACGCGGGTCGACGAGAAGACGGGGCAGAAGACCGAACTGGGCCGGGTGTCGGGGGTCTCCCCGGAGGGCGAGGGCGGCCTGCTCGGCATCGCGCTCTCCCCCGACTATGCCTCCGACCACATGATCTACGCCTACTTCACCTCGCCCTCGGACAACCGCATCGTCCGGATGCTGTACGACGACAAGAAGCCGGCCGGTATGCAGCTGGGCGCACCCGACACGATCTTCAAGGGCATCCCCAAGGGGGTCATCCACAACGGCGGCCGGATCGCCTTCGGCCCCGACAAGATGCTGTACGCGGGCACGGGCGAGACCGGTGACCGAGGCCTGGCCCAGGACAGGAAGTCCCTGGCCGGCAAGATCCTGCGGCTGACCCCGGACGGCCTGCCCGCCCCGGGCAACCCGTACCCCGACTCCCCCGTGTACTCGTACGGCCACCGCAATGTGCAGGGCCTGGCCTGGGACGACAAGCAGCGTCTGTTCGCCTCCGAGTTCGGCCAGGACACCTGGGACGAGCTGAACGCGATCAAACCGGGCGGCAACTACGGCTGGCCGGACGCGGAGGGCAGGACGAACGACCCGAGGTTCCACAACCCGATAACCCAGTGGCACACGGACGTGGCCTCCCCCAGCGGCATCGCCTACGCCGAGGGCTCCATCTGGATGGCGGGCCTGAGGGGGCAGCGCCTGTGGCGCATCCCCTTGAGCGGCACCAAGCTCGCGGCGGCCCCCGAAGCGTTCCTCACCGGCACCTACGGCCGCCTGCGCACGGTGGTCTCGGCGGGCGGCGACAAGCTCTGGCTGGTCACCAGCAACACCGACGGCCGCGGCACTCCGAAGAAGGGCGACGACCGGATCCTGGAACTGGAGGTGAAGTAG
- a CDS encoding DUF6191 domain-containing protein gives MFNVFEELFAPGRKHTRDEQNRLELTREDVGDNDPGRGPIDLASGKVVVRPPEPPAEEAGTGRE, from the coding sequence GTGTTCAACGTTTTCGAGGAACTGTTCGCGCCCGGCCGCAAGCACACCCGGGACGAACAGAACCGGCTGGAGCTGACCCGGGAGGACGTCGGGGACAACGATCCAGGGCGCGGACCGATCGATCTCGCCTCCGGGAAGGTCGTCGTACGGCCGCCCGAACCTCCCGCGGAGGAAGCCGGAACCGGGCGGGAGTGA
- a CDS encoding helix-turn-helix transcriptional regulator: protein MLGHVETRSVSPVFVGRADELSTLHDALARAARGEPQALLLGGEAGVGKTRLIEEFTGAAVRAGAVVALGGCVEIGADGLPFAPFSAALRALRRELPGELAAAAAGQEEELARLLPELGEPAPSRGTGRHDEEGMARLFELTARLLERVAADHTVVVALEDLHWADASTRHLLAYLLRTLRTGRLVVLATYRSDDIHRRHPLRPLLAELDRLRTVRRLELARFTRQEAGRQIAGILATEPDPVQVDEIFERSDGNAFFVEELAVAAHEGCRTSLSDSLRDLLLVRVEKLPEPAQRIARIVAEGGSTVEHRLLAAVARLTEDDLIEALRGAVNANILVAAPTGDGYRFRHSLVREAVSDDLLPGERSRLNRRYAEALEADPTLVPADQRVMRLASYWYHAHDPAKALPAVLDGSVAARARHAYSEQLRLLERAMELWDAAPQDVRSRLRPVDYTETYSPCGCDPATTPLTYLDLLAEAAVAGRFCGERDRSMKIIKRALRLLEDENDPLRAAWFWVQRSWLVQAKAHGDGWRELGTAQELVRGLPPSEVHAEVLANVANWSMVHVPGPDAFSAAERAVEYARMVGACEIEMTARLTLGSLMVQAGDVEAGLAEMYEVNKRTVGDGIAAVAGRSYVNLPSELESVGRSREAVPLMEEGIAFTRRFGLLNSEAWVWGNLAESLFTLGRWEEAAEAASQFRRAEQSAKPRGFHARIRAELALERGDLAEASEQLANAREHFGPHDYAPQYSLPLARIALGVAAGEGRLLDARAELERVLDDGFPPGTQRYGWPLLLTAAREETRAAGLPAAGPGRAETLRRIRGAAKTLATNVPVWQAYERWVRAELLRAEGRGCPEEWAEIVAAFETLERPYDLARVRFRLAEALLGTDEGPRDRATELLRLAHAVAEHLCARPLAESVALLARRARLALTGAPQQPSASADPVESLGLTSRERDVLRLVSAGRTNRQIAEELFISPKTASVHVSNILAKMGVSGRGEAAALAHRLGLFPPGAEDRLVAG, encoded by the coding sequence ATGCTCGGGCATGTGGAGACCAGGTCCGTCAGTCCGGTGTTCGTCGGCCGCGCCGACGAGTTGAGCACTCTGCACGACGCGCTCGCCCGCGCGGCCCGGGGAGAGCCGCAGGCCCTGCTGCTCGGCGGTGAGGCGGGCGTCGGCAAGACCCGCCTGATCGAGGAGTTCACCGGCGCCGCGGTTCGCGCCGGCGCCGTCGTGGCGCTCGGCGGCTGCGTGGAGATCGGCGCCGACGGACTGCCGTTCGCCCCCTTCTCCGCAGCCCTGCGCGCCCTGCGCCGCGAACTGCCCGGCGAACTCGCCGCGGCGGCCGCCGGGCAGGAGGAGGAACTCGCCCGGCTGCTGCCCGAACTCGGCGAGCCGGCCCCCTCGCGAGGCACCGGCCGGCACGACGAGGAGGGCATGGCCCGTCTCTTCGAACTCACCGCCCGTCTGCTGGAGCGCGTCGCCGCCGACCACACCGTCGTCGTCGCCCTGGAGGACCTGCACTGGGCCGACGCCTCCACCCGGCACCTGCTCGCCTACCTCCTGCGCACCCTGCGCACCGGCCGCCTCGTCGTTCTGGCCACCTACCGGTCCGACGACATCCACCGCCGCCACCCGCTACGGCCCCTGCTCGCCGAACTCGACCGGCTGCGCACGGTCCGCCGTCTCGAACTCGCCCGCTTCACCCGGCAGGAGGCGGGCCGTCAGATCGCCGGCATCCTCGCCACCGAACCGGACCCGGTCCAGGTCGACGAGATCTTCGAACGCTCCGACGGCAACGCCTTCTTCGTCGAGGAACTCGCCGTCGCCGCCCACGAGGGCTGCCGCACCAGCCTCAGCGACTCCCTGCGCGACCTGCTGCTCGTCCGGGTCGAGAAGTTGCCCGAGCCCGCCCAGCGGATCGCCAGGATCGTCGCCGAGGGCGGGTCCACCGTCGAGCACCGGCTGCTCGCGGCCGTGGCCCGGCTCACCGAGGACGACCTCATCGAGGCGCTGCGGGGCGCCGTGAACGCCAACATCCTCGTCGCCGCCCCCACCGGCGACGGCTACCGCTTCCGGCACTCCCTGGTGCGTGAGGCCGTCAGCGACGACCTGCTGCCCGGCGAGCGCTCCCGCCTCAACCGCCGCTACGCCGAGGCTCTGGAGGCCGACCCGACCCTCGTCCCCGCCGACCAGCGCGTCATGCGGCTGGCCAGCTACTGGTACCACGCCCACGACCCGGCCAAGGCCCTGCCCGCCGTCCTCGACGGCTCCGTCGCGGCCCGCGCCCGGCACGCCTACAGCGAGCAACTGAGGCTGCTGGAACGGGCGATGGAACTGTGGGACGCCGCGCCCCAGGACGTACGCTCCCGGCTGCGCCCCGTCGACTACACCGAGACGTACTCCCCGTGCGGCTGCGACCCGGCGACCACCCCGCTGACCTACCTCGACCTGCTGGCCGAGGCCGCCGTGGCCGGCCGCTTCTGCGGGGAGCGGGACCGCTCCATGAAGATCATCAAGCGGGCGCTGCGTCTTCTGGAGGACGAGAACGACCCTCTGCGGGCCGCCTGGTTCTGGGTCCAGCGCTCCTGGCTGGTCCAGGCGAAGGCCCACGGCGACGGCTGGCGGGAACTGGGCACCGCGCAGGAGCTGGTGCGCGGGCTGCCGCCGTCCGAGGTGCACGCCGAGGTGCTGGCCAACGTCGCCAACTGGTCCATGGTGCACGTGCCGGGTCCCGACGCCTTCTCCGCCGCCGAACGGGCGGTGGAGTACGCGCGCATGGTCGGCGCCTGCGAGATCGAGATGACCGCGCGGCTCACCCTCGGCAGCCTCATGGTCCAGGCCGGCGACGTCGAGGCGGGCCTCGCCGAGATGTACGAGGTCAACAAGCGCACCGTCGGCGACGGCATCGCCGCCGTCGCCGGTCGCTCCTACGTCAACCTGCCCTCCGAACTGGAGTCCGTCGGCCGCTCCCGCGAGGCCGTGCCGCTGATGGAGGAAGGGATCGCCTTCACCCGGCGCTTCGGCCTGCTGAACAGCGAGGCGTGGGTGTGGGGCAACCTCGCCGAATCGCTGTTCACCCTGGGGCGCTGGGAGGAGGCCGCCGAGGCGGCGTCCCAGTTCCGGCGCGCCGAGCAGAGCGCCAAGCCGCGCGGTTTCCACGCCCGGATCCGCGCCGAACTCGCCCTCGAACGCGGCGACCTCGCCGAGGCGTCCGAGCAACTGGCCAATGCCCGTGAGCACTTCGGCCCCCACGACTACGCACCCCAGTACTCCCTGCCGCTCGCCCGCATCGCGCTCGGGGTCGCCGCGGGCGAGGGTCGCCTGCTGGACGCCCGCGCCGAACTCGAACGCGTCCTGGACGACGGCTTTCCACCAGGCACCCAGCGCTACGGCTGGCCGCTGCTGCTCACCGCCGCCAGGGAGGAGACCCGCGCGGCAGGGCTGCCCGCCGCCGGCCCCGGACGCGCCGAGACCTTGCGGCGCATCCGCGGCGCCGCCAAGACGCTGGCCACCAACGTGCCCGTCTGGCAGGCGTACGAACGCTGGGTGCGCGCCGAACTGCTGCGTGCCGAGGGCCGCGGCTGCCCGGAGGAGTGGGCCGAGATCGTCGCAGCCTTCGAGACGCTGGAACGCCCCTACGACCTCGCCCGCGTCCGCTTCCGCCTCGCCGAGGCCCTGCTCGGCACCGACGAGGGCCCGCGGGACCGGGCCACCGAGCTGCTGCGCCTGGCGCACGCCGTCGCCGAGCACCTGTGCGCCCGCCCGCTCGCCGAATCCGTCGCCCTGCTGGCCCGCCGCGCCCGCCTCGCCCTGACCGGCGCCCCGCAGCAGCCCTCCGCTTCCGCCGATCCGGTCGAGTCCCTGGGCCTGACCAGCCGGGAACGCGATGTCCTGCGGCTGGTCTCGGCCGGCCGCACCAACCGCCAGATAGCCGAGGAACTCTTCATCTCGCCGAAGACGGCCAGCGTCCATGTCTCGAACATCCTGGCCAAAATGGGTGTTTCGGGTCGCGGAGAGGCGGCCGCCCTGGCACACCGGCTGGGCCTGTTCCCACCGGGGGCCGAAGACCGGCTGGTCGCGGGATGA
- a CDS encoding GNAT family N-acetyltransferase, translating into MYAIPLGDEGAELRPLEPWHAEEFLAHLERGREFVTRYIPFGANATDVDSARAVLQSYADKRAADSGFLHGLWLEGELVGGLLFRVFDTATGTCEIGCWLEPAGTGRGLVTRGARELIDWAFDERGMHRVEWRASSANEASINVARRLGMTREGVLRERFPYRGVRQDMEVWAVLAPAWREARARDGR; encoded by the coding sequence ATGTACGCGATACCTCTGGGTGACGAGGGAGCCGAACTGCGGCCCCTGGAGCCGTGGCACGCCGAGGAGTTCCTCGCGCACCTGGAGCGGGGACGGGAGTTCGTCACGCGGTACATCCCGTTCGGCGCGAACGCCACGGACGTGGACTCCGCGCGAGCCGTCCTCCAGTCGTACGCCGACAAGCGCGCCGCCGACAGCGGCTTCCTGCACGGGCTGTGGCTGGAGGGCGAGCTGGTCGGCGGACTGCTGTTCCGCGTCTTCGACACGGCCACCGGCACCTGTGAGATCGGCTGCTGGCTGGAGCCGGCCGGCACCGGGCGCGGACTCGTCACACGCGGCGCGCGGGAGCTCATCGACTGGGCGTTCGACGAGCGGGGCATGCACCGTGTGGAGTGGCGCGCCTCCTCCGCCAACGAGGCGAGCATCAACGTGGCGCGACGGCTGGGGATGACCCGCGAGGGCGTCCTGCGCGAGAGGTTCCCCTACCGGGGCGTGCGCCAGGACATGGAGGTGTGGGCGGTGCTCGCCCCCGCGTGGCGTGAGGCACGCGCGCGCGACGGTCGTTGA